A stretch of the Streptomyces ortus genome encodes the following:
- a CDS encoding RNA polymerase sigma factor — MLGDDAELTAAVLAAQYGDETAFRTVYRAVHPRLLGYVRTLVGDPDAEDVTSEAWLQIARDLERFSGDADRFRGWAARIARNRALDHIRMRGRRPATGGDESELTGRAAESDTAGEAIEALATGRTLSLIAQLPQDQAEAVVLRVVVGLDAKTAADTLGKRPGAVRTAAHRGLKRLAELLGADPEAAAPEAMGSLSSVPQQRPPQTEPRTRAATPAGVTHTPSRTQKDM, encoded by the coding sequence GTGCTGGGGGACGACGCGGAGCTGACCGCCGCGGTGCTTGCCGCACAGTACGGGGACGAGACCGCGTTCCGGACTGTGTACCGAGCCGTGCATCCACGGCTCCTGGGGTATGTGCGGACGCTGGTCGGTGACCCCGACGCCGAGGACGTGACGTCCGAGGCCTGGCTGCAGATCGCCCGCGACCTGGAACGGTTCAGCGGAGACGCCGACCGGTTCCGCGGCTGGGCTGCCCGGATAGCCCGTAACCGCGCGCTCGACCACATACGTATGCGCGGGCGGCGCCCCGCGACGGGCGGCGACGAGAGCGAGCTGACCGGCAGGGCGGCTGAGTCCGACACCGCAGGCGAGGCCATCGAGGCGCTCGCCACGGGCCGCACCCTCTCCCTCATCGCCCAACTCCCGCAGGACCAGGCGGAGGCCGTCGTGCTGCGCGTCGTCGTCGGCCTCGACGCCAAGACCGCCGCGGACACCCTCGGCAAACGGCCCGGCGCCGTCCGCACGGCGGCGCACCGCGGGCTCAAACGCCTCGCGGAACTGCTCGGCGCGGACCCGGAGGCGGCGGCTCCGGAAGCCATGGGCTCCTTGAGCTCCGTACCTCAGCAGAGACCCCCGCAGACGGAACCGCGTACCCGTGCGGCGACGCCGGCCGGTGTGACGCATACGCCTTCGCGTACGCAGAAGGACATGTGA